Proteins encoded by one window of Anguilla rostrata isolate EN2019 chromosome 9, ASM1855537v3, whole genome shotgun sequence:
- the arfip2b gene encoding arfaptin-2b isoform X7: MHHSGSGSLAGAEDASRGVAVEKFDIVKKWGLNTYKCTKQMISERFGRGSRTVDLELEAQIEVLRDTKRKYENVLRLARALTNHFYSMVQTQHALGDTFADLSQKSPELRDEFGYNAETQKLLCRNGETLLGAINFFVSSINTLVNKTMEDTLMTIKMYENARLEFDAYRADLEELNMGPRDAATLARIDTAQQQYQIHKEKYERLRGDVTIKLKFLDENKVKVMHKQLLLFHNAISAYFAGNQQQLEQTLKQFNIKLKPPGADKPSWLEEQ; this comes from the exons atgcaccacagCGGCAGCGGCTCCTTGGCGGGCGCGGAGGATGCCTCGCGGGGCGTTGCCGTGGAGAAGTTCGACATCGTGAAGAAGTGGGGCCTCAACACCTACAAG tgcaCTAAGCAGATGATCTCGGAGCGTTTTGGGCGTGGCTCGCGGACGGTggacctggagctggaggcgCAGATCGAGGTGCTGCGGGACACCAAGCGCAAGTACGAGAACGTCCTGCGGCTGGCCCGGGCGCTCACCAACCACTTCTACAGCATGGTGCagacccagcatgcactgggggaCACCTTCGCCGACCTCAGCCAGAAATCGCCCGAGCTGCGG GACGAATTTGGGTACAACGCGGAGACGCAGAAGCTGCTCTGCAGGAACGGGGAGACCCTGCTGGGCGCCATCAACTTCTTCGTGTCCAGCATCAACACGCTGGTCAACAAGACCATGGAGGACACGCTGATGACCATCAAGATGTATGAGAACGCCAG GCTGGAGTTCGACGCGTACCGCGCggacctggaggagctgaacaTGGGCCCGCGGGACGCCGCCACGCTGGCGCGCATCGACACGGCGCAGCAGCAGTACCAGATCCACAAGGAGAAGTACGAGAGGCTGCGCGGCGACGTCACCATCAAGCTCAAGTTCCTGGACGAGAACAAG GTGAAGGTGATGCACAAGCAGCTCCTGCTCTTCCACAACGCCATCTCGGCCTACTTCGCGGGGaaccagcagcagctggagcagacgCTCAAGCAGTTCAACATCAAGCTCAAACCCCCCGGTGCAGACAAGCCGTCCTGGCTGGAGGAACAGTGa
- the fhdc3 gene encoding FH2 domain containing 3, producing the protein MRNFNWDAIPRQSVLGKRNVWTARRGAEPEDFPLDIERMEELFSHGGPGGPPKERPASAAKAATVPGRGGRGLPASAQASEAVSILNAKKSMNVGIFLKQFKRPMREMVEDIQQGNWLKFGTGKLRELSKHLPEEGEVKKLLAFRGDLCRLCEADLFMVLLVKVPSYEARIRSLVLREEFFPLIEEMKQSIAVMTTAAKELLDCDDLHSIIRLVLKAGNYMNAGGYAGSAIGFRMASLLKLVDTKANKPSMNLMHYVAMQAQKIDASLLKFPNQLQNIGAAARIQKQEVETDFKREVEKVKEAKEDSSKQPELESQMESFLRRAEVRLAEVEVSLQALDSVSQSVAEFFCEDPALFRLEECCSIFHSFCDKFMRAVQENREREVAEQKKRQRLQNAAKRRSVATCSGLDRDKDLEDVALEAVLEKFLSSRGSRRRGGATAPAGGSLADLGSGKMTTTSTTSSAGEPQPKPCPFRGAEARMNGWNSAQDLSVSASARTGEGQPRGADERRERAASIDSKTTPKGRDRARDRRRTDSHFYPGVRSSAASLVEEEEEDRAEAEGEGEKENEENKEEEVLRMREVSRRVLRYQSSRESLLPGQHLLLEPPRGPGGAATSPLRRDGEAPPPPRTVLSPRLPPRATPPNGHNRRHSPAVSPGDRLEKRPPAVSPRVPPPPLALVGRMKSLDSCLPSAPPSQPSRPAPRTATSLPDCPMQRAPSRGPTDVPPAFRFGDIFQKRANQGSERARPDRRGGSAFVSFFKRLGERPPPTPANGTAGILRTLGP; encoded by the exons ATGCGCAACTTCAACTGGGACGCCATCCCGCGGCAGAGCGTGCTGGGCAAGCGCAACGTGTGGACGGCGCGGCGGGGGGCCGAGCCCGAGGACTTCCCGCTGGACATCGAGCGCATGGAGGAGCTCTTCAGCCACGGCGGGCCGGGCGGGCCGCCCAAGGAGCGGCCCGCCTCCGCCGCCAAAGCCGCCACCGTcccggggaggggcgggaggggccTGCCCGCGTCCGCCCAGGCCAGCGAAGCG GTCTCCATTTTGAATGCTAAGAAGAGCATGAACGTTGGGATCTTTCTGAAGCAGTTTAAGCG GCCGATGAGGGAAATGGTGGAGGACATCCAGCAGGGAAACTGGCTGAAGTTCGGGACGGGGAAGCTGAGGGAGCTGTCCAAGCACCTGCCCGAAGAGGGAGAG gtgaAGAAGCTGCTCGCGTTCAGGGGTGACCTGTGCCGATTGTGTGAGGCTGACCTGTTCATGGTGCTCCTGGTCAAAGTCCCCAG CTACGAGGCGCGAATCCGCAGTCTGGTTCTCCGCGAGGAGTTCTTCCCCCTCATCGAGGAAATGAAGCAGTCCATCGCCGTCATGACAACGGCTGCTAAAG AGCTGCTGGACTGCGATGACCTTCACTCCATCATTCGCCTGGTGCTGAAGGCGGGAAACTACATGAACGCC GGCGGATACGCGGGAAGCGCCATCGGGTTCCGGATGGCCTCGCTGCTCAAGCTGGTGGACACCAAGGCCAACAAGCCCAGCATGAACCTGATGCACTACGTGGCCATG CAAGCTCAGAAGATCGACGCGTCGCTGCTGAAGTTCCCCAATCAGCTTCAGAACATCGGGGCTGCAGCCAG GATCCAGAAGCAGGAAGTGGAGACGGACTTCaagagggaggtggagaaagTGAAGGAGGCGAAGGAGGACTCTTCCAAGCAGCCGGAGCTGGAGTCGCAGATGGAGAGCTTTCTGAGG AGGGCCGAGGTGAGGCTGGCCGAGGTGGAGGTGTCCCTGCAGGCCCTGGACTCCGTCAGCCAGTCCGTGGCCGAGTTCTTCTGCGAGGATCCCGCCCTCTTCAGGCTGGAGGAGTGCTGCTCCATCTTCCACTCCTTCTGCGACAAGTTCATGAGGGCCGTGCAG GAGAACCGCGAGCGGGAGGTGGCGGAGCAGAAGAAGAGGCAGAGGCTCCAGAACGCGGCCAAGCGGCGGTCGGTGGCCACCTGCTCCGGCCTGGACCGCGACAAGGACCTGGAGGACGTGGCGCTGGAGGCCGTCCTGGAGAAGTTCCTGTCCAGCCGCGGGTCCcgccggaggggcggggccaccgCGCCCGCGGGGGGCAGCCTGGCCGATTTGGGCTCGGGGAAGATGACGACGACGTCGACGACCTCCTCTGCGGGGGAGCCCCAGCCGAAGCCCTGCCCCTTCAGAGGCGCCGAGGCACGAATGAACGGGTGGAATTCGGCTCAGGACCTGAGCGTGAGCGCGAGCGCCCggacgggggaggggcagcCCCGCGGGGCggacgagaggagagagagggcggcGTCCATCGACAGCAAGACCACCCCGAAGGGGCGCGACCGCGCCCGCGACCGGAGGAGGACGGACTCCCACTTCTACCCCGGCGTGCGCTCCTCGGCCGCGTccttggtggaggaggaagaggaggaccgggcggaggcggagggggaaggggagaaggAGAACGAGGAGaacaaggaggaggaggtgctgagGATGCGGGAGGTGTCCCGGCGCGTCCTGCGTTACCAGAGCAGCCGGGAGAGCCTGTTGCCCGGGCAACACCTCCTCCTGGAGCCCCCGCGGGGGCCGGGCGGAGCCGCCACTTCGCCCCTGCGCCGCGACggcgaagccccgccccctccccgcaccGTGCTCAGCCCGCGCCTGCCCCCCAGGGCCACCCCTCCCAACGGCCACAACCGCCGCCACTCACCCGCCGTCTCCCCGGGCGACCGCCTCGAGAAGCGCCCCCCCGCGGTGTCCCCCAgggtcccgccccctcccctggcGCTCGTGGGGAGGATGAAGTCCCTGGACAGCTGCCTCCCATCGGCCCCGCCTTCCCAgccctcccgccccgcccccaggacCGCCACCTCCCTCCCCGACTGCCCCATGCAGAGGGCCCCCTCCCGGGGCCCCACGGACGTCCCGCCCGCCTTCCGCTTCGGAGACATCTTCCAGAAACGGGCCAATCAGGGCTCGGAAAGGGCAAGGCCGGACAGGCGGGGGGGGTCGGCCTTCGTGTCCTTCTTCAAGCGCCTGGGGGAGAGACCCCCCCCGACTCCCGCCAACGGGACCGCTGGAATCCTGAGGACCCTGGGCCCCTGA